A window of Variovorax paradoxus EPS genomic DNA:
CCAGCGGACCTGCGGAAGCTGCGGCGCGTCCTTGTCCTTGTTGCCGGGCGCCGGCGGGGTGGCGGGCGCGCGCGTGAGGTGCACTTCGCGCGGCACCGCATGCGCATTGCCGCGCGCCTGCGCGAGCCACTGGGCGACCGTGCTGGCGGGCGTGGCGCGCAGCGTGACGGTGGCGCCGTCGCCGCCTGCCGTCATGAGCTGCGCGTTGTTGACGCCCAGGCCCTCGCGCACCGAAGTTTCGAGTGAGCGCAGCGCCTCGTCGCGGGCGAGCCGGGGTTGCGACTGCAGCGCCTTCGCGCGGTTCTGCAAGGTGGCCATCTGCTGGAGTTGCGCATCGAGCTGCGCGTGTTCGGCCGGTGCCGTGGCCAGCGTGCGAAACGCGGGAGCGAGCGCAATCCACCAGAGCAAGGCCAGTGCCACGAGCGCGATGGCGCCGCCGACCATCTGGCGCTCGCGCATCGCGAGGGCAGCCCAGCGGGCCTTGAGTTGTTCGCTGAAGTTCATCGGGGAGTGGTCTCGGCCTGCACGAGCAGCAGATCGCCCTCGGTGCGCACGTTGTAGCCGCGCGGCGCCATCGCGCCGGTGATCTGCGAGACCTCCGACGGCTGCAGCCCGAGGCCGCGCAGGCGCAGCTGGCCGTTGGTGTAGTCCACGGCCGAAGGCGTGCGGCCGAGCGGGAGGTTGGTGGCGAGCGCGCCGACCATGGGTTCGAAATCGGTCGCGGCCACGTCGCCCACGGCCTGCTGCAGCGCCGCGACTTCGCGCGTCATCTGCAGTTGCGGGTCGATCACGATCTTCACCGAGGGAAAGGTCTGGGTGAGGATGGTCTTGGCGGCCTGGCGCTTGGATTCGAGCGCGCCGCGCTCCTTCCAGGCCCAGGCGTTGAGGCCGATCACTTGCGTCAGCAGCAGCACGACGACGCCCCAGCGCGCGGCGCGCCATTCGGGCGCATAGCGCAGCGTCTGCAGCACGGAGGCGAACTTCTTGCCGGCGCGCGCGCGGCCGGTGGCGGCGAGATCGAACTGCGCGAGCTCCCACGGCGTGCGTGCGGCGTTGAGCCAGCGCTGCGGCGCCTTCACGATCGGCACGCGGCGCTCCAGCAGGCGCTCGGCCGCTTCGGCGACCGCGGGCTCGGTCGTGATGACGGCGGTGTCGAGCGGCAGGCTGCCCGACAGCGCGAGCCCGGCGCCGGCCAGCGGCAGCGAGACCACGCCATCGGCATCGCAGACGGTGAGCTGCGGCGCTTCGGGTTCGCCGGTGATCTGCAGCAGCGGCGGGCCGTCGGCGGCCTGCGGTGCGAATTCGGGGACGATGCGCACGACGCGGCGCCCGGCCGCTTCGAGCCCCTGCACGATGCTGCGCAGCCAGATGCGGTTGCATGCGGCCACCCACACGGGGGCGCCGGCCTTCGCGTCGGGCTCGAGCGCGAAGTGCAGGGCCTCGGGGTCGTCGAGCAGGTGTTCTTCGAGCAGGCCGTCGAGCACGGCGCGCAGTTTCGACGCGCTGCCCATGCTGCCCTTGGGCAGCGTGACGCGGTGCCACGACAGCGCCGCAGAAGGAATGCCGAGCGTGACTTCGCTGCCCGAGGGCAACAGCGCCAGCAGCGCACGGCCCTGGTCGCGCAATGCAATGCCGTCGTCGCCGGCCTGGGCCCAGTCGTACTCACCCGCGGCGTCGGCCGGAGGCAGTGGGGCAATGAGCAGCAGCGGAGTCATGGAGGTGGTCGGAAAAGCCGGTGATTGTAGGAGGGCGTCTGACAGTCAATTGCTATTATTTGAATAGCGTAGTTGACAGATGTGACGGGCGTTATAAGGCTTTTTGATCAATATATGTAAACAGCACTCAGGGTTTAGCCGGAGTCGTTGTTGCGCCGGCGCCGCGGGTGCGCCAGACCGTCGTCACCGTGACACCGTTGCGTTGCAGGAGCGAGTGCTCCTCGACCCAGGTGCGGTCCAGGCGCAGGCGCCCGTAGACCTCGAAAAACTGGGTGCCCACGCCGTGCTGGGTGGCGTTGAAGCGGGAGCCTTCGCTGGGCAGCCCCTGATTGGCCTCGTCGATGGTCTTGAAGTAGGAGCGGGTGCGCTTCTCCACCAATTGCCGCGCGGTGGCGATCGGCAGGTTTTCCAGGCTGGCGCTGATGGCCTCGGCGCTCGCCGTGTTGAGGTTGAGCGTGGTGCGCACCGGCAGGATCGTCACGTAGGGCTCGATGGCCGCGGCGGTCGATGGCGAAAGCCCGAGCCACACCAGTTGCGACACCTCCTGCGGCATCAGGGGCGCATTGCCCGCATCGCCGCCGCCGGAGGCTTCGTCGGTGCCGGTGGACAGCGTCCTCACGAGCCCGGTCGTCATCTGGCTGAGCTCCGAGGCCGGCAGGCCCAGCAGGTTGAAGAGCCGGGTGAAGGTGGCCACGCCGGCCGGCACCGGCTTGCCCGCATCGACCAGCGACAGCACGTTGAGCTTGGACTGCGCATCGACGATGCGGCCCGAGAGAAAGGCGTCGGGCAGGCCGTCGAGGTTGTCGCTCGACACGTTCTTGTCGGCCGACAGGAAGCTGGTGAGCCGCGCTTCCTCGAGCGGCACCGCCCAGGGTTCGCCCAGGTGGTCGGGGCCGCCGGCGCGGCCGTCTTCGGCGAGGATCAGCCGCGACCAGTCGAGCGCGCCGATCAGCACCCAGGCCGCCTGCACACGCGCGCGCTCGGCGCCTTCGACTTCGGCCGCGCGCCATTGCTGCCACAGCGCGGCAGCGGAGAAGGTGGCGACGAGCATGACCGTCAGCATCGCCGCGAGCAGCGCGGCGCCGGACTGGCGGCGCGCACGTCGCCCGAGTCCCGAAGTGCGCCGCGTCATGACTTCGCGCCCCCCACGATCGGCTTGACCCAATCGCGCGTGAGCGTGCCCGACAGCCCGTCGCCCGGCGGCAGGCTGATCACCAGGCGCACGCCATCGGGCATGTTGACGATCGGGCCCGCAGCGGGGCTGGCCGGGTTGGCGGGATTGGGCGGCGTGGTGGGTGCCGTGGGCAGCGAACCCGCGGGCGTCCAGTTGTTGTCGCGAAAGTAATAGAGCTGCCAGCCGCTGGCGGGCATCAGCACCACGTCGTTGTAGCCGCCTTGTGCGCCGCCGCCCTGCGCCCAGGAGGCCGCGAGGTTCCAGGCCTGCTGCCATTCGCCGCGCGTGGTGAAGGCCTGCGACTGCCAGCGCTGCCAGCGCGGGCCCTCGGCGCCCGGCCGCAGGGTCCAGGCCACCACCAGCATGGCGGGCGCCGTCGGATCGCTGCTGCGGCGCGTGAGCCGCAGCACGTTGCCGTCCCAGTCGATCGGGCGGGTCTGCGCGATCGAGGTCACCGCATCGAGGTCGGCGCCCCATTGGGCGAGCGTGGCCTGCAGGGTCAGGATGGCGTCGGCGCGCTGCTGGTTCTGCGTGGTGGCGCGCGACATGCTGTCCAGCCCGCGCCAGCTCACGAGCGAGAGCAGCGCCATCACCGAGATGGCGACGAGCAGTTCGATCAGCGTGAAGCCGTGCGACGTCTTCTGCTTCGTCTTCGTCATCAGAAGCGGCCGACCACGGTCGAGATGCGCAGGATTGGCGAGTTGACCTCGTCGCGCACCTGCACATCGACCCGCCGGAAATTCGGATTGAGCGTGGGCACTGTCGAGGTCGTCACGTTGAACGACGCGCCTGCCTGCACGCAGATGGAGCCCGAGTCGCCCACGGCCGGCATCTGGCGCGAGAGGCGGGCCTTGGCGAGTTCGTTTTCGGCGCACAGGTCGGCCAGCACGAGGTCGGACTGGCGCTGCGCATTGCGCGTGAGCGACATCGTGGCCTGCGAGCCCGCGGCCAGCGCGAGCGCGACGATGCCCAGCGCGATCAGCACTTCGATCAGCGTGAAGCCGCTGCAGGCCCATGCCCTTGTTCCACGCCGCAGTCTCATGGCACGGGGAAGACGGTGAACGGGCGCAGGCCGTCGGTGGCGATGCGCAGCGAGCGCGCAGGCGGACCGGCGGAATAGAGCGTGATCTGCTGCGCCGCGATGATCGGATCGGGGCCGAGTTGCAGCGCCGGAACCAGCGTGCCGTTGCCCAGCGCGGCCTGGGCGGTGATGCCTTCGGCGACCCAGCCGCTCGGGATCGCATCGGCAGGGAGGCCATCGAAGACGAAGCTGCCTTCGACGGGGCGCCACCGCACGGCGACGCCGCTGGCCCGCGACTGGGCGCGGGCGGATTCGAGGAGCGCGGCGAGCCGGTCGGCTTCGCGATCGAGCTTGGCCGCGTTGGTGTCGCGCATGGCAAAACTCACGCTGGCGGTGGCGATCGCGATGATCGCGATCACGATGATCAGCTCGAGCAGCGTGAAGCCGCGCGCCGTGCTGGCCTTGCTGCTATTGCCAGCTGCCGATATCGGCATTCTTGCCCTCGCCGCCGTTCTGACCATCGGCGCCGAACGAGAGCACGTCGATTTCGCCCTTGATGCCCGGGTTCATGTACTGGTAGGGATGGCCCCAGGGGTCATTGGGCAGCTTCTCGACGTAGGGCTTCCAGTTCGGGGCGGCCGGGCCGACGGTCGGGCGCGTCAGCAGCGACTGCAGGCCCTGCTCGGCGGTCGGGTAGCGCTGGTTGTCCAGGCGGTAGAGCTTGAGCGCCTGCATCAGGTTGTTGATGTCGGTGCGGGCGGCCGTCACGCGGGCGTCGTCGGCACGCTCGATCACGTTCGGCACGATCAGCGCGGCAAGCACGCCGATGATGACCAGCACCACCATCAGTTCGATCAGCGTGAAGCCGCGCTGGGCGGTCCGGGAAGCGGCACGAAGGAATTTGTTCATAGGTTGGGCGACATGATTCGGAAAGCGCGCTGCATGATAATCCGCGCCCATGACAAGTCCTTACTCCGCTGCCCGCTGGCATGCCCCACTTGCAACGACGGGGCTTTGGGCGCTGGCCGCTGGCGCCGCGGTGTTCTGGGCCTTGCGCCTGTCGTCGCCGGCCGATGCCGTGGCCGCCGCGGCCGCGATGCCCCGGCCCTCGGTCACGGCGGATGCCGAGGCGGTCGGACGATTGCTCGGCGTGGTCTCCGCGCAGGCAGCAGCACCCGCAGCCCCCGAAGCGGCCAGCCGCTTCGCGCTGGTGGGCGTGGTGGCCGATCCGTCGAACCAAGGTGCTGCGCTGATCGCCATCGACGGCAAGCCGCCCAAGCCGTTTCGCGTCGGTTCGCGCGTTGGCGACAACTACGTGCTGCAGTCGGTGGGCGTGCGCGCGGCGACGCTCGGCGCGCAGGCCGACGGACCACCGGCGTTCACGCTGCAACTTCCGGTGCGTGCGCCGATCAGCGTGGGGCTGCCGCCGCCGCCGATCTCCGGCGTGTCGCCAATGCCGGCGCCGGCTCAGCCACCCGCGCAAAGGTCGACCGGGATGTTGCCGTCCACCATGCCCGCCGTGGTGATGCCGCCCCCGACCGAGGCCGCGCAACAACCGCAGGGACAGGCGCCAGTCGCTGCGCAATAGCGGGTGCAGCGCCCCTGAAAAAGCCGGCTTCGCGCCGGCTTTTTCGTTGTTTGCGAAGGTCGCGCCTCAGGCTTGCAGGAATAACCGGTAGGCCGGATTGGCCGTTTCCTCGACGTAGGGATAGCCGAGGTTTTCGAGGAACGCATCGAAGGCCGCAGCGTCGCCGGCCGGCACCTGCAGACCGACCAGGATGCGTCCGTAGTCGGCGCCCTGGTTGCGGTAGTGGAAGAGGCTGATGTTCCAGTTCGGCCGCATCAGGCTCAGGAACTTGAGCAGCGCGCCGGGACGCTCGGGGAACACGAAGCGCAGCAGGCGCTCGTCGTGCGCGAGGCCGGTGCGCCCGCCGACGAGGTGCCGCAGATGCTCCTTGGCGAGCTCGTCGTGCGTGAGGTCGAGCGCGTCGAAACCGTGGTCGATGAAACTGCGCGCGATGGTGGCCGATTCGCCGCGCGTCGATGTCGTGAGGCCGACGAACACGTGCGCCTTGGCCGCGTCGCTGATGCGGTAGTTGAACTCGGTCACGTTGCGCAATGCGCCGCCGGCCGCTCCTGGTTCGCCTGCATCGCCCGCCGGCAGTTCGCCGACCAGTTCGCAGAAGCGGCGGAAGCTGCCGCGTTCTTCGGGAATCGTGACGGCGAAGAGCGCCTCGCGTTCCTCACCGACCTCGGCGCGCTCGGCCACGAAGCGCAATCGATCGAAGTTCATGTTGGCGCCGCAAAGGATTGCTGCGTAGGTTTCTCCGCGGCGGCCGTGCTCGGCCACGTACTGCTTGATTGCCGCCACGGCCAACGCGCCGGCGGGTTCGACGATGCTGCGCGTGTCGACGAAGACGTCCTTGATGGCGGCGCAAACGGCATCGGTATCGACGGCGATGTATTCGTCGACCAGTTCGCTGGCGATGCGGAAGGTTTCTTCGCCGACCAGCTTGACGGCGGTGCCGTCGGAGAACAGGCCCACGTCCGGTAGGTTCACGCGCTGGCGGGCTGCGACCGATTGCATCATTGCGTCGGAGTCGTTCATCTGAACGCCGATCACCTTGATCTCGGGACGCACGGCCTTGATGTAGTTGGCCACGCCGGAAATCAATCCACCGCCGCCGATCGCGACGAAGACCGCATCGAGTGGGCCTTGGTGTTGGCGCAGGATTTCCATCGCGATGGTGCCCTGGCCTGCGATGACGTCCGGGTCGTCGAAGGGGTGGACGAAGGTCAGGTTCTCTTGCTTCTGCAATTCGAGCGCGCGCAGATAGGCATCGGAATAGCTGTCGCCGTGCAAGACGATTTCGCCACCGAAACCGCGCACTGCATCGATCTTCAATTTGGGCGTCGTTACGGGCATGACGATCACTGCGCGCGTGCCGAGCTTTCGCGCGCCGAGTGCAACGCCTTGCGCATGATTGCCGGCAGATGCGCAGATCACGCCGCTTGCTAATTGCGCCGCGCTCAAATGCGCCATCTTGTTGTATGCGCCGCGAAGTTTGAAGCTGAATACCGGTTGCTGGTCTTCGCGCTTAAGCAATACGGTGCAACTCAAACGTTCGCTGAGTGCGCGCGCCTTCTCGAGCGCGGACTCGACGGCGACGTCGTACACCCGGGCGTTGAGAATTTTTCTGAGATAGTCGGCGGGCGTCAATTGCGCCGGTACAGGTGCTTGGCGCACAATTTTTTCCAAGGGAGTTTTCATTTGTTTACCAATGATAAATGGTATCGAGATTGCATGCGAGGTATGACATGGACACAAATGTCATAAACCTCTTCAATAGTGTGGCGGCCGCAAATGATTCTGGATTTTTTGCGCGCACCTATCCTGCAATTCATACGCCTGCAAATGAAATTACTTTTGAGCAAAATTTGTTAACGGTTTTTGTCAGTGACCTTTCGAAGGGACTGATGCAAGCAGAAGCGGGGCGCGTGCAACGAGGAGAAATCGGACGCGCCACATGGCAAGTGATGGGCAACAGATTGCGTGCGCACATCGTTCCGCTGCTGGGAAATTTGCCCGCCCAATCGTTTGCAACGTCCGATGCGCAGCGACTGATCGATCGCCTTGGCGAACAGGGTTTCACCAGCACGACGATCGCGCAGTACTTGGTGCTGTTGCGCAAGGTCGTGATGCACGGCGTGCACACCGGCGTGCTGCGCGAGGCCCCGCCGTTTCCCAAGGTCAAGGTGCGCAGCCAGCCGCGTGGAAGCTTCAGTGTTTCTGAATACCGGACCATCGTGGCGACCGCGCGCAGCTTGCGCGGACATTCGCATCCGGTGCTCGACAGACTGAACTCGGGCGAGCGCTTCTGGATTGCGCGTGAACTTCTCGTGATGCCGAACGAGTTGCCCTGGCTGATTCGCTGGATGGTGAACACCTTCGTGCGTCCCAGCGACATCAAGCTCATGAAGCACAAGCACATCGAGATCGTGCGGGGTAAGCACGTCTATCTGCGAATGAATCTGCCCGAGACCAAGCGGCACAGCCAGCCGATCGTGAGCTTGCGTCCGGCGGTCCGGGTCTATGAATGTCTGCTCGCTCGTCGCCGCGAACATGGGTTCGGCACGGCAGAGGACTATATTTTTCTGCCTCAGTTGAAGAATCGAGAGCACGCTCTTGCGGTGCTCAACTTCTTCTTTCATTGGGTGCTCGAGAAGACTGGTCTTGAAAAGGGGCCTTTGGGCCAATCGAGAACTCTCTATTGCCTGCGGCATACCGCGATTACGCTGCGGCTCTTGTATGGGCAAGGCATCGACATGCTGACCTTGGCTCGCAATGCGCGGACAAGCGTCAACATGGTCGAGCGTTTCTACGCATCGGTGCTGAGCGGAGAAATGAATGTGGGGCTGCTGCAAAGCAGGCGCGGCCGAGTGAGTTGAGAAAAGACGAAAAGCCGCCCGACGTGAGTCGGGCGACTTTTTCTGATTCGAACTGGCGTGAGCCAGCATCGGGATCAAATCGGAATCAGAAGGCGTGACGGATGCCGAAGTCGTAGCCGGTCGAGGTCTTCGGGGTGAAGCCGCCAGCAGTCACGAAATTCGGGCCGCCGACGGTCAGAGCTGCATTGTTCTTGTTGCTCACGCGAGCAATCGTGGCGTACAGAGCCGTACGCTTCGACAGGTTATGCACGTAGCCGATTGCCAGCTTGTTGGCTTTCTTGTCTTCCGGCAGCACTGCGGGCGGGTTCGCGACCAAGTTCTCGTCGTACGTGACGCGCGAGTACGAAGCGCGGATCAGGCCAGCACCAACCGGCACGGTCACGCCGAGCAGGTAACCAGTAAGATCAATGTCAGGACGGCCGGCAAGCGTGGGCGTCACTTCGTAGTCGAGCTTGTTCTTGGCGCGCGACACTTCACCGAACAGCTTCACGGAACCGAAGTCGTACGAAGCGCCGAGGTTGAGGGTGTCGACCTTGTTGGTGATGCCAGCGTAGTACTGGTCGCCGACGGTGCTGCTGCCATAAGCGATTGCAACGTCCAGGGGGCCGTTTGCGTAGCCGAAGCGGCCACCGACGTAACGACCCTGACGCGAGTTGTTTTCAACTGGAGGCGTGGCGCGGCCAGGACTGTACTTGGTCTTTTCGCCGAACGCGTACTGCAGTTGACCGTAGAACCCGCCAAGGTTTGGCGGCAGGAAGTAGCCGATGGTGTTGCTGGAACGAGCGTAATTACCGCCGCTCACATTGGTTGCCAAGGCGATGTTCGGGAATTGCTCGGCGAAAGCCTTGTTGCTTGCGGCGATGCCAGCGAATCCGCCGAAAGAGTTGCTGGCCGTCGAGATCAAGTTGGTGCCAACGCCGTTGGTGCCGAACGGATCGAACACGGTGTCGTTCCAGAACGTCGCGGTGTAGTCGCGACCCAGGCGGATTTCACCGAAACCACCCGACAAGCTCACGGTCGAGCGACGAGCGAAGGTGGCAACGCCTTCAGAGCCGTCATCGTTCTTGATGGGGGCTTCGAGCCAGAAGCTGGCTGCCAGCCCGCCACCGAGGTCTTCCGTACCACGGAAGCCCAAACGGCTGCCGTTGTAGCCCGAGTTAGCCAGTTCACGGCGGCTTGCCTTGATGCTGCCTCTGTTCACATAGAAGGGGTTGTACGAGGTGGGCACGCCCTGTGCGTTGTACGTGAAGCCATTGTTTTGGTCACGCGAGGTGGACGAGTAGCCGCTGACCGACGCGTCGACCACACCGAAAAGCGTGACGGACGACTGAGCCGAGGCAACACCGGCAACAGCCAGGGCAGCCAGAGCAGTTGCCCTTTCGGAGCGAAAACTAGAGTGGGAATGCCGGTCGCGCCGGCCGATCGGGAAAGAAAAAAGCCCCGAGCTTTTCAGCTCGGGGCTAAATCCACCAATTGGAAGGGTGGAGGAGACAACTGTGGGCGCAAACGTATGCGCGATGAAATAAAGTATATCGACTGTTTGTTGCGTTGCAACAAGCGAGTGATGCTTTTCCCACACAAATCCGATGCCAACGTGCGTTTTTGCCGGGCATCCTGACTGGAATCCGAAGAATCATGGAATGCACAGTGAGTTGGACCGGCGACGCCGGAACGCGTTCGGCCATGGGCTTTGTCGCCGAGACCGGCAGCGGCCATGTCCTGATGATGGACGGCGCACCCGACGCGGCCAAGCCGGAGAACGGCGGCCAGAACCTTGCCGCGAGGCCGATGGAGACGGTGCTGGCTGGTACCGGCGGCTGCACCGCCTATGACGTCGTGCTGATATTGAAAAGAGGTCGCCATCGCGTCGAGCGTTGCAGCGTCAAGCTCACCAGCGAGCGCGCGGAGAAGGATCCCAAGGTCTTCACCAAGATCCACATGCATTTCACGGTGGCCGGCAAGGCGATCCCCGCCTCTGCGGTGGAGCGCGCAATTGCGCTGAGCCACGAGACCTATTGCTCGGCCAGCATCATGCTGGCGAAGACGGCCGAGATCACCACAAGCTTCGATCTGATCGAAACCTGAGGCTGGGAGCGTTCTAGATCCGATGCGCCACGGTGGTCATCACGCGTGAGGCCAGACGCATCAGAGCCTTGACCGGCGGCGGGAGTTCTGCGGCGCCGGCATCGACGGCCTGCGCTGCATGGCGCGCCTCGTCGGACTTCATTTGCTCGACCACGGCCCGGGAGGCGCTGTCGGATAACGGGAGCCGGTCCAGATGGCTGTCGAGATGAGCCTCCACCTGACGCTCGGTTTCGGCCACGAAACCCAGGCTCCAAGGATCCCCCAGGCGGCCGGCAACGAGGCCAAGACCGAAAGCCCCGGCATACCAGAGCGGATTCAACAACGAAGGGCGATCGCCCAACTCGTCCAAGCGCTGCCGGGTCCAAGCCAGGTGATCGGTCTCTTCGTGCGCAGCTTCCAGAAATTGAGCGCGAAGGCCTGGATCGCGCGCCACGGCGGCCTGGGCCGTGTAAAGCGCCTGTGCACAGACTTCCCCGACATGGTTGACGCGCATGAGCGCGCCGGCCCGGCGGCGCTCCTTCTCGTCCATCTCGCCAGCAGCCTGGGGTGGAGTGGGCGTGGCCCGCGTTGCATGAGGGCGGGCAAAAAGGGTGCGCAGCGCCGCATCTGTGGCGGCGAGAACAGGGTCAAGCGAGAGCGTCATTCGACTATTTGAACGCACCTAAAAAGCGCTGCAAAAAGTTACGTTCTTGTTCCGCATTGTGGTGCGCCAGACGGACTAAGTCCTTTGTTGCAGGACTGCAACGAAACGCCCGAGCCATCAGAGATTTCGGGCGATTTGTTTTGCCCTGCCGCAGCGGCTCTGGTGCAATAGCAACAACTTCCCAAAAGGAGGTTGGCCCGGGGTCCGGTGGGAGCACAAAGTGCCAGTCACGGTGAGCCCTTCGCACCGGAGCCCTATGTTTAACCTTGGAGAAACTTGCAATGAAAAAATCTCTAGTTGCTCTGGCTGCCCTGGCTGTTGCCGGTGTTGCCTCGGCTCAGTCGTCCGTCACGCTTTTCGGTGTGGTCGACGCGTCGATCAGCGGCTACTCGTCCACCTCGCGTGACCTGAACGGTGCCACCTTCCTGAACCCGTTCTACGTGAACCAAGGCAGCGTCAAGCGGAGCCAGCGTGTTCTGGCCAACTCGGGCTACAACTCCAGCCGTCTGGGCTTCCGTGGTACGGAAGACCTCGGTGGTGGCCTGGCAGCCAGCTTCTGGCTCGAAGCCCCGATCACCAATGACAACGGCCAAGAAGGTGTTGCAACGTTCGCACGTCGCTCGACCGTCAGCCTGTCGGGTGGTTTCGGTGAAATCCGCCTGGGTCGCGACTACACCCCGACGTTCTGGAACGACACCGTGTTCGATCCGTTCGGCACCAACGGCGTTGGCACCAACCTGATCTCGACGGCCAATGGCTCGTTCGGCGCTTTCGGTACCCCCGCTGCGTCGACCGCTGGTTTCACCAACGTTGGCAACAGCAACTACGTTCGCGCCAGCAACACCGTCGGCTACTTCCTGCCGCCGAACCTGGGTGGTTTCTACGGTCAAGTGATGTACGGCTTCAGCGAGAAGACCAAGTACAGCCCTGGCCTGTCGACGCCTGACGTCGAGAACAGCCAGCGTCAAGGCCGTTACGTCGGTGGCCGCTTCGGCTACGCAAACGGTCCTCTGGACGTTGCAGTGGCTTATGGCAGCAGCACCGTTGGCGACGACTACTACCTCGGCACGACCAGCAAGGTCAACACGTTCAACGTGGGCGCTTCGTATGACTTCGGTCCCGTGAAGCTCTTCGGTGAAATCTCGCAAGCCAAGAACAAGACCGACTTCGAGAACCAGGACTTCTTCGCCACCAACACCGACACGAAGCTCAAGGGCTACCTGATCGGCGTGACGGTGCCGGTGGGTGCTGGCCTGATCCGCGCTTCGTACTCGAGCGTCAAGTACGACTTGAACCAGACCGTTGGCCTGTTCGACGTGGCTGATCCTGATCCGAAGGCAAACAAGATCGCCGT
This region includes:
- the gspM gene encoding type II secretion system protein GspM, with the protein product MNFSEQLKARWAALAMRERQMVGGAIALVALALLWWIALAPAFRTLATAPAEHAQLDAQLQQMATLQNRAKALQSQPRLARDEALRSLETSVREGLGVNNAQLMTAGGDGATVTLRATPASTVAQWLAQARGNAHAVPREVHLTRAPATPPAPGNKDKDAPQLPQVRWEGTVVMALPAPR
- the gspL gene encoding type II secretion system protein GspL yields the protein MTPLLLIAPLPPADAAGEYDWAQAGDDGIALRDQGRALLALLPSGSEVTLGIPSAALSWHRVTLPKGSMGSASKLRAVLDGLLEEHLLDDPEALHFALEPDAKAGAPVWVAACNRIWLRSIVQGLEAAGRRVVRIVPEFAPQAADGPPLLQITGEPEAPQLTVCDADGVVSLPLAGAGLALSGSLPLDTAVITTEPAVAEAAERLLERRVPIVKAPQRWLNAARTPWELAQFDLAATGRARAGKKFASVLQTLRYAPEWRAARWGVVVLLLTQVIGLNAWAWKERGALESKRQAAKTILTQTFPSVKIVIDPQLQMTREVAALQQAVGDVAATDFEPMVGALATNLPLGRTPSAVDYTNGQLRLRGLGLQPSEVSQITGAMAPRGYNVRTEGDLLLVQAETTPR
- the gspK gene encoding type II secretion system minor pseudopilin GspK, translating into MTRRTSGLGRRARRQSGAALLAAMLTVMLVATFSAAALWQQWRAAEVEGAERARVQAAWVLIGALDWSRLILAEDGRAGGPDHLGEPWAVPLEEARLTSFLSADKNVSSDNLDGLPDAFLSGRIVDAQSKLNVLSLVDAGKPVPAGVATFTRLFNLLGLPASELSQMTTGLVRTLSTGTDEASGGGDAGNAPLMPQEVSQLVWLGLSPSTAAAIEPYVTILPVRTTLNLNTASAEAISASLENLPIATARQLVEKRTRSYFKTIDEANQGLPSEGSRFNATQHGVGTQFFEVYGRLRLDRTWVEEHSLLQRNGVTVTTVWRTRGAGATTTPAKP
- a CDS encoding PulJ/GspJ family protein; the encoded protein is MTKTKQKTSHGFTLIELLVAISVMALLSLVSWRGLDSMSRATTQNQQRADAILTLQATLAQWGADLDAVTSIAQTRPIDWDGNVLRLTRRSSDPTAPAMLVVAWTLRPGAEGPRWQRWQSQAFTTRGEWQQAWNLAASWAQGGGAQGGYNDVVLMPASGWQLYYFRDNNWTPAGSLPTAPTTPPNPANPASPAAGPIVNMPDGVRLVISLPPGDGLSGTLTRDWVKPIVGGAKS
- the gspI gene encoding type II secretion system minor pseudopilin GspI — encoded protein: MRLRRGTRAWACSGFTLIEVLIALGIVALALAAGSQATMSLTRNAQRQSDLVLADLCAENELAKARLSRQMPAVGDSGSICVQAGASFNVTTSTVPTLNPNFRRVDVQVRDEVNSPILRISTVVGRF
- a CDS encoding prepilin-type N-terminal cleavage/methylation domain-containing protein, producing MPISAAGNSSKASTARGFTLLELIIVIAIIAIATASVSFAMRDTNAAKLDREADRLAALLESARAQSRASGVAVRWRPVEGSFVFDGLPADAIPSGWVAEGITAQAALGNGTLVPALQLGPDPIIAAQQITLYSAGPPARSLRIATDGLRPFTVFPVP
- the gspG gene encoding type II secretion system major pseudopilin GspG, encoding MNKFLRAASRTAQRGFTLIELMVVLVIIGVLAALIVPNVIERADDARVTAARTDINNLMQALKLYRLDNQRYPTAEQGLQSLLTRPTVGPAAPNWKPYVEKLPNDPWGHPYQYMNPGIKGEIDVLSFGADGQNGGEGKNADIGSWQ
- a CDS encoding type II secretion system protein N, with the translated sequence MTSPYSAARWHAPLATTGLWALAAGAAVFWALRLSSPADAVAAAAAMPRPSVTADAEAVGRLLGVVSAQAAAPAAPEAASRFALVGVVADPSNQGAALIAIDGKPPKPFRVGSRVGDNYVLQSVGVRAATLGAQADGPPAFTLQLPVRAPISVGLPPPPISGVSPMPAPAQPPAQRSTGMLPSTMPAVVMPPPTEAAQQPQGQAPVAAQ
- the ilvA gene encoding threonine ammonia-lyase, biosynthetic — translated: MKTPLEKIVRQAPVPAQLTPADYLRKILNARVYDVAVESALEKARALSERLSCTVLLKREDQQPVFSFKLRGAYNKMAHLSAAQLASGVICASAGNHAQGVALGARKLGTRAVIVMPVTTPKLKIDAVRGFGGEIVLHGDSYSDAYLRALELQKQENLTFVHPFDDPDVIAGQGTIAMEILRQHQGPLDAVFVAIGGGGLISGVANYIKAVRPEIKVIGVQMNDSDAMMQSVAARQRVNLPDVGLFSDGTAVKLVGEETFRIASELVDEYIAVDTDAVCAAIKDVFVDTRSIVEPAGALAVAAIKQYVAEHGRRGETYAAILCGANMNFDRLRFVAERAEVGEEREALFAVTIPEERGSFRRFCELVGELPAGDAGEPGAAGGALRNVTEFNYRISDAAKAHVFVGLTTSTRGESATIARSFIDHGFDALDLTHDELAKEHLRHLVGGRTGLAHDERLLRFVFPERPGALLKFLSLMRPNWNISLFHYRNQGADYGRILVGLQVPAGDAAAFDAFLENLGYPYVEETANPAYRLFLQA
- a CDS encoding porin — encoded protein: MAALAVAGVASAQSSVTLFGVVDASVSGYSSTSRDQNNGFTYNAQGVPTSYNPFYVNRGSIKASRRELANSGYNGSRLGFRGTEDLGGGLAASFWLEAPIKNDDGSEGVATFARRSTVSLSGGFGEIRLGRDYTATFWNDTVFDPFGTNGVGTNLISTASNSFGGFAGIAASNKAFAEQFPNIALATNVSGGNYARSSNTIGYFLPPNLGGFYGQLQYAFGEKTKYSPGRATPPVENNSRQGRYVGGRFGYANGPLDVAIAYGSSTVGDQYYAGITNKVDTLNLGASYDFGSVKLFGEVSRAKNKLDYEVTPTLAGRPDIDLTGYLLGVTVPVGAGLIRASYSRVTYDENLVANPPAVLPEDKKANKLAIGYVHNLSKRTALYATIARVSNKNNAALTVGGPNFVTAGGFTPKTSTGYDFGIRHAF